Part of the Candidatus Cloacimonadota bacterium genome is shown below.
AGTTCCCGACGATTTTCCGGAAACCTGGATTTTGGGAACATCCGGTGAAGAAGCAGACTGGTTTTTTGAAGTAAATATTGGCAGAGCGATTTTGGAAGATGCATCCGAAATCGATAACTGGTTGAATAAAACAATCAGTTATGAGGATTTTAGTTGTTCAGAAAATTATCTGAAAACATCGACCCTTGTCGGTCAATATTTAGGATATACTGCCTACGGTGGAACAGCGATGGACGAGATTGCTATGTTCCTGCCTGAATTTAACCATAACAGACTATACCAGATGAATGGAACATATTCCAAAGCAAATGTTGTGGATGCTATCAATAACGGAACACATATCATTTCACATCTTGGTCATGCGAATTATCTCCGCGTTTTTGATATTTATGATGGAGATGTGGATACATTGCTGACTAACACTGATTATTGCTTTGTTTACACGCAAGGATGTCATACCGGACGCTATTACGGTCTCGAGTGCATTGCAGAATCATTTCTAAAAAGAGAACATGGAACTTTTGCTTATATCGGAAATACTCATTACGGATTTTATAGTTCCTATAAAGATCAAGGAGCAAGCCAGCTTTTTGAGAGAGAATTCTTTGATGCAATCAGAAACGAGGGAATTACAAATCTGGGAAATGCCAATTACGATTCCAAAGAAGATTTAGCAGGAATAATCGGACCGACTGGTGCCCGACGCTGGGTTGGTATGGATCTAACTCTTTTTGGAGATCCGCATTTATCTCTTCATCTGGATGTTGGAGATGTCTCTGCAGAACAAACAAATGGAAATGAAATTACAATTTCTTATGAGGAAAATCCTGGCACTGGAGCAGATAATTATGAGAATTACAATATTTATGAAAGAGATGAACCTGATTCGACAATTGGAATCATTAGTTGTTCCGTAAATGGAAATAATGTTGTTTTATATTTGGAAGAAGATTTAAAAGAGGGAATCCCATATAATGTAGAAATCTCGAATGTTTCGCAAATCACAAATCCAACCATCAGACCTATAGATGTTTTATCCAACATCATCGAATTAAGCATCATAACTCCAACAACCTGGCCTGCTGAAGATGGTCCGTATTATATTTATGAAGACTTGATCGTTAAAGGAAGCAATCTGACGATCGAAGCAGGAACTGAGATAAAAATGTATCAGGGAAAGGAAGTTGTCGTTTATGATAATGGTTGGCTGAAAGCAAATGGAACTGAAGATGAAAAAGTAGTTTTTACTTCTTATGATGATTCAGATAGAGCATCAAACGGAGATTGGTTAGATATTTTCTTTTATCGAGATGCAGACCATGATAATTGTGAGATTGATCATTGTTTGATCGAGTATGCGACTACCGGAATCTGGCTGGATTCGACTTCGACCGCGACGATAAAAAATACGAGCATTATTTATACGAAAGAATCAGGGATTTATTCATATTGTGCCAATCCAACCATTGAAAATGTCATTGTTGCTTTTGCCAGCGGTTCTGATAATAATCACGGATTTTATTTTGAAAATTCTGAACCTCAAATAAATAATATTGTCAGTTATGAAAATGATTATTATGGAATTTATGCCGCAGATTCATCAAATGTTGTTCTTAATAATTCTATTATTTACGGAAATATTGCAGGAAGTATTTTGAATGATTCATCATCGGTGCTCATCACTTATTCCGATCTTGAAGGAGGATTTTTCGGAGCTGGAAATATCGACGAAGATCCTTTGTTTGCAGATCCGTCTAATAACGATTTTTTCCTGCAATCCGATTCTCCATGTATTGATACTGGTGATCCTGACTTTCCTCGCGATCAGGATGGAACCAGAGCAGATATGGGAGCGATCTATTATCCCCACCTTTTTGATTTTACGGCTGATAAGATGTTCGGATACGATAGTTTGGAAGTTACTTTTACGGATCTGACGGAAAGAGAAATCACAAACTGGTCATGGGATTTTGACAATGACGGAGTTTATGATTCTTTCGAGGAATCTCCAACTTTTTCTTATACACAACCTGGAGTTTACAGCGTTAAAATGAAGATCGAAAAAACTGCCTGGTCCGATACTTTGACCAAAACTAATTTTATCGTTATTCAGCAATCGCAATTAGATCCTCCTGAAAACTTGACGATCACAATCGATAGTAATGATGTTTTTTTGGAATGGTCTGCTATCGATACAACAAGATTTGATAATTCCAGGAATGAACTTTTTTATCTGATCTATTATTCCGATAATCCTTACGATAGTTTTGATTTTCTCGGTTATACAATTGGAGAAACAACTTCCTTTACTCACCAGGATATTATCCCCTCGAATGATTGCATGTTTTATCAAATAATAGGATATGCTGGAACTTTGGAAAGAATGTATGAATTTATCGAGAGAAATAAGATCGGGAAACTTGAAAAATTGGAATTATTTCAAAAAGACTAAGAATTGTTTCGAATTTAATTTTGAGTTGACACTCAAGTTTGTTTTTAATTTTTCGGAACAAATCAAAAAAGGAGATTTATATGGATAACATTTCAATTGCACCGGAAGGAACAAAGTATAATTTACCAACAGAAGAAGAAGGTGTTCAGGAAAAGAAGAAAGTTTTAGAAATTACAGAACAGCAAAGAAAATTAGGAAGAAAGATCGTAGCAGTGCAGGGAATGGGATTTGTCGGTTGTGTGATGGCAATCGTGGTTGCAGATGCAGAAAATGAGAAAGGACATCCAATTTATTATGTTCACGGTCATCAAAGACCTTCCAAGCGATCATTCTGGAAAGTTCCTGTTATCAATACCGGAAAACCCCCAATCAGTTCTTCAGATATGGAAGTTCCGGAACTTTTTGAGCGATGTGTAAATCAAAAGAAAAATTTTAGAGCAACATGGCATGATATAGCTTATGAAGTTGCGGATGTTGTGGTTGTCGATATTCAGCTTGATGCGACCAAACCAGCATTTGGTGAAGCAGAGAAAGGATATTGTGATGTTACGCATTTCAGGGATGGAATGCGAACTTTGGGTCAACATATAAAGCCTGATTGTTTGGTTCTGGTAGAGACAACAGTACCTCCCGGAACGAGTGAACGAATCGTTAAACCGATCATCGAAGAGGAATTCAAAAAAAGAGGAATAGATGTTGAGAAGTATCCTCCCTTAATCGCACATTCTTATGAAAGAGTCATGCCCGGAGCAAAATATGTCAAATCTATCCGTGACTTCTGGAGAGTCTATTCCGGTGTAAATAAAGAAAGCAAAAAAAGAGCCAGGGAATTTTTAGATGATGTTCTGGATACAGTGAATTATCCGATCACAGAATTAGAAAATACAAATGCTTCAGAAATGGCAAAGGTAATGGAAAATTCTTACCGTGCAACTAATATCGCTTTGACTCTCGAATGGGCGAGATTTGCTGAAAAAATCGGAGTCGACCTGTTTAAGGTCAGAGATGCGATTCGCAAAAGAAAAGGAACTCATGATAATTTATTGCGACCAAGTTTAGGAGTAGGAGGTTATTGTCTGACCAAGGATCCTGTTCTCGCAAACTGGTCAATGAAGGATGTTTTTGAGATCGATGATGAATTATCCTTGGCTGTGAATTCCGTAAATATAAACGATACAATGCCGATCCATACGATTGATCTGATCAAAGAAGAATACCCGGACTTGAAAGATGTAAATGTAACTGTTCTCGGTGTTTCTTACCTGGAAGATGTGGGGGATACAAGACATTCTCCTTCTTATACTCTGGTTCGATTATTGAGAGAATTTTGGGCGGAAGTAACATGTCACGATTCTTATGTAGAATTTTGGGCGGAACTGGAGACAGAAAAAGTCTATAATGATTTGGATAAAGTTCTTCCTGAGGCAGAAGTTGTTATTTTTGCTGTTGGTCATTCCGAATATAAAGAAATTGAACCTGAGGAATTAGTGAAAAAATGTGGAACTAAACCTTTGATCATCGATTGTTCTAACTTCTTAAGCGATGAAAAGATCAAACAATATCTTGATTTAGGCTGTAAAGTCAAAGGTATTGGGAAAGGGCATATTAAGAATTTATAGTTGGTTCCTGATGTTTCAGTTTATGAAAATTATTCTGTTTTTGGAGTAGTTTATATTTTTAAAAACATTTTTCTTGACGGTATAGCTTTAATTTTTAATTTTATGCTGTTAGCGTTTTGAATAAGAGAATAGAAAATTGGAGGTAATTATGAAGATCGCAAGATTAGTCGTGATCATGATGGTAACTATGCTGATTTTAGCAGGTTGCGGAGGAAAATCCGGAACACCTAAAGGTGTCGAAAAAGTTTATTATCCGGGTTGGTGGAGAACACAGGATTCTCCGGATTATGTGTTCACTTACGGAGTGGGAGAGAAAGTTTCCCAAAATTCATCATTTGATGCTGCCAAAGCTAATGCTATGCTGGAAGCTGCCCAATATGTCGAATCTTATGTTCAGGGTATGGTTAAGAATTATGAAGAAGAAGCCGGAGTGAATAATCCGCAAGTTCTGGCTGTCGTAACCAAGGTCGTTAAAGATGTCGCCAAAGCAAAATTTACTAATACATTAGTAAATCAGCAGGAGACCTTGATCGTTGATACTGATGCCGGCAAACGGTACAAAACTTTTGTCAGAGTAAGTATTCCCAAAGATTCCATCAACAAGAATATGCTCAATAAGATCAAAAATGAAGAAGCTCTTTACAACCAGTTCAAAGCATCGCAGGCTTTTGATGATTTAGAAAAAACAATGGAAAAATACGACGAGTAAAAGACGATTTGTTTTTTTGAAAAGACGGCTCCAAACGAAGCCGTCTTTTTAATAAACATCAGCCAATCTCCAATTTTCCTCGCTCCAACATCTCATAAAATCCCACGGCATTATTTTTAGAAACATTCCCTTGAGGAATTTCCAATAGTCTAAATTTATTTTGAAATCCATAAAGCTGATATTCGATGACATCTCCCGCATTCACATTCGAACTTGATTTCGCAATTTTATCATTTATCTTAACAAGATTTTTATCACAAGCTTTCTTGGCGATACTCCTGCTCTTTACTAAACAAAGTTTATTCAATAACTGATCTATTCGCATTTATCCTCTATCCAAGCAAGACTCGACTTGCTATGAAGTGCAAGTTAAGAATTGCAACAATTTGCTTTCCCATTAACATCCTAACCATAAAACATTTAACTTTCCGAATCTTAATTTTATGAATATCTTTATGGGAAGCTTCGGAAATGCATATTTCACTCGATCTTCAATCCTTTGAAATAACCGCATTCCTTGATTCCGGTGTAACTGAAAAAAGCAATTCCGGCAAATTTCTGTTTGCGGGAAATATCGATTTTCTCATTTATTTTGGAAACTGGATAAGAACAATTTTTACTCCATGCTTTTAATCCAACAACAATTTTATTTTTCAAATTAAAAGTGGAAACCGTATCGATAACAGTCTTAAAATCCTCATCTTTTGTTTGATATGCCATCAAATAGGCTCTATCGACAAAACCTTCCTGTAACCATTTTTTCCAATTTTGGGAATATATTTTCTCGGCTTTATCCACCTTGGAAATTACAGCTGCTGTCAGTTCTGTATTAGGAGAAACCGTTTTTATCGCATTATTAAGTTTTTGGATAAAACTGCAGATTTGATCTTCTTTCCAATTTTGCCAGGATTCTGCATCCTGAAATTTTATCTGCTCTTGATAGTTTTTATAAGCGATTTTGTTATAGCCGAATTCTCGATCAGGATAACGAATATAATCGAGCTGAACTCCGTCTATTTCGTAATTCACCACAATATCCATCACCACCTTAAAAAGATATTCCTGAACTTCCGGAATTCCCGGATCGAGATAAGCTCCTTCGAGAATGTTGTTTGGCATCGTTTTCCCGGTAAAATCTGCTGTGATCCATTCCGGATGCTGATAATAAATGTGTTCGGGATCGATATTTTCAAGCTTGTGAGGAGTAATAACATACATCGTCAGCCAGGCATGAACTTCGATATTTTTTGTTTTAGTTTTTTCTACGAGATAATCAAGCGGATCAAAAAGAGAATCTTGAAGTGTGTAACTTCTTTTTTCGGAATTTGTGTAGGTTGAATCTGTTTTATTTGGAAAATACATTGCATCACCGCGATAACGAACTTCTGCCAGAATTTGATTTAGATTATTTTCTTCTGCATCCTCGATCAGAACATCGATTTTTTCAGGAGTTTTCAAATCCCAGATCGGAACCCAGATAGCACGGATTTCAGCGTTCAAGGGAGAGAAAATAAAGAGAAGGAAACAGGAGAAAGGAAATAGAAGACGGGAAAAGGTAGAGGGAATAGTGAGATTTGAAATTAGAAATTTGAGATTTGTCATTTTTCTTTTCGGTGTCTTTCGGTGTTTTCTGTCTGCCCCGAAGTAAAGGAGTGAAGCCGGAGGGTGAATTTTTTAGTTTTCATTCATGTTCTTTGTGGCGAAATTTTCTTACCATTGCGAAGGTCAAGCAAGAAGATTTTCTCTGGAAGTAACCATTCGCAAGGTTTTCTTCTGTGTCTTTCGGTGATTTTCAGTGTTTAATTTTTTCGTGTTCATTCTTGTATTTAGCGGTTAAAATTTCCTTGATTTCGCAATTGCACGAACCGTCAGACAGCACAATTTCCAACAATTCCTTTTCATCCAATTTATGAACGGAATTCAATATTTTAGTTCTTTGTCTTGCCAGGCTATAACCTCTTTTCATCGCTTCAAAAGGAGATAGTTCTTTCAATTGTTTACTTAAAATATTCAACCTGTTTTTTGATTTGTAAATGCTTTGCTGAAAAAGATGTTTCAATTTCAAAGACGCTTCATCGAGTCGTTGCTGAAAATTTTG
Proteins encoded:
- a CDS encoding PKD domain-containing protein codes for the protein VPDDFPETWILGTSGEEADWFFEVNIGRAILEDASEIDNWLNKTISYEDFSCSENYLKTSTLVGQYLGYTAYGGTAMDEIAMFLPEFNHNRLYQMNGTYSKANVVDAINNGTHIISHLGHANYLRVFDIYDGDVDTLLTNTDYCFVYTQGCHTGRYYGLECIAESFLKREHGTFAYIGNTHYGFYSSYKDQGASQLFEREFFDAIRNEGITNLGNANYDSKEDLAGIIGPTGARRWVGMDLTLFGDPHLSLHLDVGDVSAEQTNGNEITISYEENPGTGADNYENYNIYERDEPDSTIGIISCSVNGNNVVLYLEEDLKEGIPYNVEISNVSQITNPTIRPIDVLSNIIELSIITPTTWPAEDGPYYIYEDLIVKGSNLTIEAGTEIKMYQGKEVVVYDNGWLKANGTEDEKVVFTSYDDSDRASNGDWLDIFFYRDADHDNCEIDHCLIEYATTGIWLDSTSTATIKNTSIIYTKESGIYSYCANPTIENVIVAFASGSDNNHGFYFENSEPQINNIVSYENDYYGIYAADSSNVVLNNSIIYGNIAGSILNDSSSVLITYSDLEGGFFGAGNIDEDPLFADPSNNDFFLQSDSPCIDTGDPDFPRDQDGTRADMGAIYYPHLFDFTADKMFGYDSLEVTFTDLTEREITNWSWDFDNDGVYDSFEESPTFSYTQPGVYSVKMKIEKTAWSDTLTKTNFIVIQQSQLDPPENLTITIDSNDVFLEWSAIDTTRFDNSRNELFYLIYYSDNPYDSFDFLGYTIGETTSFTHQDIIPSNDCMFYQIIGYAGTLERMYEFIERNKIGKLEKLELFQKD
- a CDS encoding nucleotide sugar dehydrogenase, with product MDNISIAPEGTKYNLPTEEEGVQEKKKVLEITEQQRKLGRKIVAVQGMGFVGCVMAIVVADAENEKGHPIYYVHGHQRPSKRSFWKVPVINTGKPPISSSDMEVPELFERCVNQKKNFRATWHDIAYEVADVVVVDIQLDATKPAFGEAEKGYCDVTHFRDGMRTLGQHIKPDCLVLVETTVPPGTSERIVKPIIEEEFKKRGIDVEKYPPLIAHSYERVMPGAKYVKSIRDFWRVYSGVNKESKKRAREFLDDVLDTVNYPITELENTNASEMAKVMENSYRATNIALTLEWARFAEKIGVDLFKVRDAIRKRKGTHDNLLRPSLGVGGYCLTKDPVLANWSMKDVFEIDDELSLAVNSVNINDTMPIHTIDLIKEEYPDLKDVNVTVLGVSYLEDVGDTRHSPSYTLVRLLREFWAEVTCHDSYVEFWAELETEKVYNDLDKVLPEAEVVIFAVGHSEYKEIEPEELVKKCGTKPLIIDCSNFLSDEKIKQYLDLGCKVKGIGKGHIKNL
- a CDS encoding RNA-binding protein, whose protein sequence is MRIDQLLNKLCLVKSRSIAKKACDKNLVKINDKIAKSSSNVNAGDVIEYQLYGFQNKFRLLEIPQGNVSKNNAVGFYEMLERGKLEIG